A window of Streptomyces gilvosporeus contains these coding sequences:
- a CDS encoding carboxyl transferase domain-containing protein: MHEPAFPAPVPSMRLTARQSMAAVSDSYVELPTPEAPGSGRPDGPLGWRGYDASRSRARDRTGEEESVVTALATVGGTEVVLISFEFGYLGGSLGERTGDRLVAAYTEARERRLPLVSLIATGGSRMQEGMRALTQLQRVAGQSARHHAAGLAHLAVLRDPTTGGGWATLGAAADVLLALPGAQIGFAGSRVRPADADPAAYCAEGQLAAGQIDAVVPPDQLRGTLQRWLRLLAGAGGPGAVPEAAPPPAALGTGNLPETGWRAVVRARDARRPRAEAYLRAYFDDWEEIHGDRCGGTDSGIRCGLGHRDGRTIAFAAQCGTATLPAGFRTAARLVRLADRLGIPVLTLIDTPGAANDAAAERAGAGAAIADAFAALASARVPVTSLLIGEGGSGGALALAAPDRLWATPDSYFSVIAPELAAAILKRDPQEVHHTADQLRIRPQDLLALGIIRDIVPPAGATPA, from the coding sequence ATGCATGAGCCCGCTTTTCCGGCACCGGTGCCGAGTATGCGGCTGACGGCCCGTCAGTCCATGGCCGCGGTGTCGGACTCGTATGTCGAGCTGCCGACGCCCGAGGCCCCGGGGTCCGGCAGACCGGACGGGCCGCTCGGCTGGCGCGGCTACGACGCCTCCCGGTCGCGGGCCCGGGACCGTACGGGCGAGGAGGAGTCGGTGGTCACCGCCCTGGCGACCGTGGGCGGCACCGAAGTCGTGCTGATCTCCTTCGAGTTCGGCTATCTGGGCGGCTCCCTCGGCGAACGGACCGGCGACCGGCTGGTGGCCGCCTACACCGAGGCCCGCGAGCGCCGGCTGCCGCTGGTGTCGCTGATCGCCACCGGCGGCAGCCGGATGCAGGAGGGGATGCGGGCGCTGACGCAGCTCCAGCGGGTGGCCGGGCAGTCGGCGCGGCACCACGCCGCCGGGCTCGCGCATCTCGCCGTGCTGCGCGATCCGACCACCGGCGGCGGCTGGGCGACGCTCGGCGCGGCCGCCGATGTCCTCCTCGCCCTGCCCGGCGCGCAGATCGGTTTCGCCGGTTCGCGGGTGCGCCCCGCGGACGCCGATCCGGCCGCCTACTGCGCCGAGGGCCAGCTGGCGGCCGGTCAGATCGACGCCGTCGTCCCGCCCGACCAGCTGCGCGGCACGCTTCAGCGATGGCTCAGACTGCTGGCCGGCGCGGGCGGGCCGGGGGCCGTTCCGGAGGCGGCGCCGCCGCCGGCCGCGCTCGGCACGGGCAATCTGCCGGAGACCGGCTGGCGGGCGGTGGTCCGCGCCCGCGATGCCCGCCGCCCGCGCGCCGAGGCTTATCTGCGTGCGTACTTCGACGACTGGGAGGAGATCCACGGCGACCGCTGCGGCGGCACCGACAGCGGCATACGCTGCGGGCTGGGCCATCGCGACGGCCGCACCATCGCCTTCGCGGCGCAGTGCGGTACGGCCACCCTCCCGGCCGGATTCCGTACGGCCGCCCGGCTGGTCCGGCTGGCGGACCGGCTCGGCATCCCGGTGCTCACCCTGATCGACACCCCGGGCGCGGCCAATGACGCCGCGGCCGAACGGGCCGGCGCAGGCGCGGCCATCGCCGACGCCTTCGCCGCGCTCGCCTCGGCCCGCGTACCGGTCACGTCGCTGCTCATCGGCGAGGGCGGCTCGGGCGGTGCCCTGGCCCTGGCCGCGCCCGACCGGCTCTGGGCGACGCCCGACAGCTATTTCTCGGTGATCGCCCCGGAGCTGGCCGCCGCCATCCTCAAACGCGACCCCCAGGAGGTACACCACACCGCCGACCAACTCCGCATCCGACCCCAGGACTTGCTCGCCCTGGGCATCATCCGCGATATCGTCCCGCCGGCCGGAGCCACACCGGCCTGA